Proteins encoded by one window of Mariniplasma anaerobium:
- a CDS encoding ABC transporter ATP-binding protein, whose translation MYAGKVSRGRNDGSDKAKHKKYVLRRLWDYLYFYKTKLFVAIFLTIVANVLSLIGPFLTGRTVDAMTDGVDFEKVFLFAGLMIIFYGVAALLNYLLAIVMVKISQSVVYKMRSDLFEKLNRVKISYFDKNQIGDVISKMSYDIDTINTSLATDVVNILTSSITVILSFIMMLIMSPILVLVFVITLPISIIITRVLSKIVKKKFRIRNQALGELNGFAEEMITGQRTIQSYVQEENVLKRFESINQKTTDAAYQAGYYASSVGPSIGFVSNLSVALVGVFGGILYFLGSLSLGNLTSFTLYSRRFSGPINQMSNIIADIQSALAAAERVFRVLDEEEEIVDDVDAVEVKDVKGIIELRDVSFGYLENELVLKDVSLKTDQGKVIAIVGPTGAGKTTLVNLLMRFYEIEQGQILLDGIDTKMITRASLRRTFSMVLQDTWIFHGTVFDNIAYGNDKISRLEVEEAAKKAHIHAFIKHLPDGYDTILTDEGLNISKGQKQLLVIARAMLSKTKMLILDEATSNVDTHTEVQIQKAMLALMKNKTTFVIAHRLSTIKNADLILVVKDGNIVEQGTHQALLDAKGFYNELYQSQFA comes from the coding sequence ATGTATGCAGGAAAAGTAAGTCGTGGTAGAAATGATGGCTCTGACAAAGCAAAACATAAAAAATATGTCTTAAGACGACTTTGGGATTACTTATATTTTTATAAAACTAAATTGTTTGTTGCAATCTTTTTAACTATAGTTGCGAATGTATTATCTTTAATTGGTCCATTTTTAACAGGTAGAACTGTTGATGCAATGACTGATGGTGTAGATTTTGAGAAGGTCTTCTTATTTGCAGGACTTATGATTATATTTTATGGTGTTGCAGCTCTTTTAAATTACTTGTTAGCAATCGTGATGGTAAAAATATCTCAATCTGTTGTTTATAAAATGAGAAGTGACTTATTTGAAAAATTAAATAGAGTTAAAATATCCTATTTTGATAAAAATCAAATTGGAGATGTAATCTCTAAGATGAGCTATGATATTGATACAATCAATACATCACTAGCAACTGACGTAGTCAATATACTTACAAGTTCAATTACCGTCATACTTTCTTTTATCATGATGTTAATTATGTCACCGATATTAGTCTTAGTATTTGTTATTACTCTACCTATATCAATTATTATTACTAGAGTTTTATCAAAGATAGTGAAAAAGAAATTTAGAATTAGAAATCAAGCACTTGGAGAATTAAATGGGTTTGCTGAAGAAATGATTACAGGGCAAAGAACCATTCAATCATATGTTCAAGAAGAAAACGTATTAAAAAGATTTGAAAGTATAAATCAAAAAACTACAGATGCAGCTTATCAAGCTGGATATTATGCATCTTCAGTAGGACCATCTATAGGTTTTGTTTCAAATTTATCTGTAGCTTTAGTTGGTGTATTTGGTGGTATTCTTTATTTCCTAGGATCTCTATCTTTGGGTAATCTTACAAGTTTTACCCTTTATTCAAGAAGATTCTCCGGTCCAATTAATCAGATGAGTAATATTATTGCTGATATCCAAAGTGCACTTGCTGCAGCTGAAAGAGTCTTTAGAGTTTTAGATGAAGAAGAAGAAATTGTAGATGATGTTGATGCTGTTGAAGTAAAAGATGTCAAAGGCATAATTGAACTAAGAGACGTTTCTTTCGGATATTTAGAAAATGAATTGGTTTTAAAAGATGTTTCATTAAAAACTGATCAAGGTAAAGTAATTGCAATTGTTGGACCTACAGGTGCAGGGAAGACTACGCTAGTAAATCTTTTGATGAGATTTTATGAAATCGAACAAGGGCAAATTTTATTAGATGGCATAGATACTAAAATGATTACAAGAGCAAGTTTAAGAAGAACATTTTCTATGGTCTTGCAAGACACATGGATTTTCCATGGAACTGTTTTTGATAATATTGCTTATGGAAACGATAAGATTAGCCGTCTGGAAGTTGAAGAAGCTGCTAAGAAAGCCCATATTCATGCATTTATCAAACATCTACCTGACGGATATGATACGATCCTTACTGATGAGGGTTTAAATATTTCAAAAGGACAAAAACAATTATTAGTTATTGCTAGAGCTATGTTATCAAAAACAAAAATGCTTATTTTAGATGAAGCAACTTCTAATGTGGATACACATACAGAAGTTCAAATTCAAAAAGCGATGTTAGCTCTTATGAAAAATAAAACTACGTTTGTTATCGCCCATCGTCTATCAACGATTAAAAATGCTGATTTAATTTTAGTGGTTAAAGATGGCAACATAGTTGAACAAGGCACACATCAAGCTTTATTAGATGCTAAAGGATTCTATAATGAATTGTATCAAAGTCAATTTGCCTAA
- a CDS encoding cold shock domain-containing protein, with translation MKGTVKWFDSDKGYGFISSEDNKDIFVHFSAIQTEGYKTLAEGDQVEFEVKDGDRGPQAANVNKV, from the coding sequence ATGAAAGGCACTGTAAAATGGTTTGACTCTGATAAGGGATATGGATTTATCTCATCAGAAGATAACAAAGACATTTTTGTACACTTTTCAGCAATTCAAACTGAAGGTTACAAAACGTTAGCAGAAGGCGACCAAGTAGAATTTGAAGTTAAAGACGGCGACCGTGGACCACAAGCGGCAAACGTTAATAAAGTATAA
- a CDS encoding endonuclease I family protein has translation MAKRRSVAKKQKSFLYIILVIIIAIGYYAYGLIDTAENANYSVDQNSDGYYYYTYVSNQDYYDGTNDLIGNNLKNELHDIINQDLERASYAEAKDFLAISDLSLTDSSKIYNVYDSTLVPTIWDEGVSWNREHVWPNSRLGLDRVNESNRTIASDLHNLRACTPGVNSSRSDRFYSAGSGEYTTTDDGGFYPGDDHKGDVARIILYMAVMYDQLILTDDLDALLDESDHYTPAGARMGQLNLLLKWHKQDPVDAFEQQRNQAIYEAQGNRNPFIDKPEFVHLIWENKTIGDLLNPDEPVSFQYAPIIQMIKENENDTYII, from the coding sequence ATGGCAAAAAGAAGATCTGTGGCAAAGAAGCAAAAAAGTTTTCTATACATAATCCTAGTCATCATCATAGCAATAGGATATTATGCTTATGGTTTAATTGATACTGCCGAAAATGCTAACTATAGCGTCGATCAAAATTCTGATGGTTATTATTATTATACGTATGTTTCAAATCAAGATTATTATGATGGAACAAACGATTTAATAGGAAATAATTTAAAAAATGAACTACATGATATTATTAATCAAGATTTAGAGAGAGCAAGTTATGCTGAAGCAAAAGATTTTTTAGCTATCTCTGATCTATCTTTAACTGATAGTTCTAAAATTTATAATGTTTATGATTCAACATTAGTTCCAACGATTTGGGATGAGGGTGTTAGTTGGAATAGAGAGCATGTTTGGCCGAATTCAAGATTGGGACTTGATCGTGTTAATGAGAGTAATAGAACGATTGCATCTGATCTACATAATTTAAGAGCATGTACACCTGGCGTTAATAGTAGTCGATCCGATCGCTTTTATTCAGCTGGTAGTGGTGAGTATACAACCACAGATGATGGTGGCTTTTATCCAGGAGATGACCATAAGGGTGATGTTGCTAGAATCATTTTATACATGGCAGTTATGTATGATCAATTGATATTAACTGATGATTTAGATGCTCTATTAGATGAAAGTGATCATTACACACCTGCTGGTGCTAGAATGGGACAACTAAATCTTTTACTAAAATGGCATAAACAAGATCCAGTAGATGCATTTGAACAACAAAGAAATCAAGCGATATATGAGGCTCAAGGCAATAGAAATCCATTTATAGATAAACCTGAATTTGTTCATTTAATATGGGAGAATAAAACCATAGGTGACTTATTGAATCCAGATGAACCCGTTAGTTTTCAATATGCACCTATTATTCAAATGATAAAGGAGAATGAAAATGACACATACATTATCTAA
- a CDS encoding site-2 protease family protein, translating into MKKHKGIYFLIFSFFIGVIFVLLVYSGLWLKFTLGLKTISWWSWFVYLIFAFYLTLTLHELGHFFAFYFQKIKLRAIYLTIFVFYKTKKGWRFTIKPKLWVLFGGLVVPDMDPIEDEETYQDISVKFSKALIAAPIVTISFLVITILTFILTYILSTNSQWIGFMTLFTLYVILLSTLYIYTFKLSNQMFYGDFVAYEKIKTDPIFRFVQLNQYLSFGLKERKYSTFMWEKSKILIKENDIKRDAFYMTLLMTYLEGIIYEQMKPDLDIDLKLNKVPLASFARVEHGLIALYDICLYHYFLGNVEKAYQLLEQIEKRQGTKINERIKVYFNKKTKHVIHIQYDQEFLDDKKNYPAEQSWIFAPIMDIYEDMETLHKPLEFKLYESLVDLSVNDEEEIKKSDISLVK; encoded by the coding sequence ATGAAGAAACATAAAGGTATATATTTTTTAATATTTTCTTTTTTTATAGGTGTTATTTTTGTGCTTTTAGTTTATTCAGGACTTTGGCTTAAATTCACTTTAGGTTTAAAAACTATTTCTTGGTGGTCATGGTTTGTATATTTGATATTTGCATTTTATCTGACGTTAACACTTCATGAGCTTGGCCATTTCTTTGCGTTTTATTTTCAAAAGATTAAACTACGCGCAATATACTTAACCATTTTTGTTTTTTATAAGACTAAAAAGGGATGGAGATTTACAATTAAACCTAAATTATGGGTCTTATTTGGAGGGTTGGTTGTTCCTGATATGGATCCAATTGAAGATGAAGAGACTTATCAAGATATTTCAGTTAAATTTTCTAAAGCTTTAATTGCAGCACCTATTGTTACAATCTCATTTTTAGTAATTACAATACTAACATTTATTTTAACTTATATATTGAGTACAAATTCACAATGGATAGGATTTATGACATTATTCACTTTATATGTTATTTTATTAAGCACACTTTATATTTATACATTTAAATTATCAAATCAAATGTTTTATGGTGACTTTGTTGCTTATGAGAAAATAAAAACAGATCCTATTTTCAGATTTGTACAATTAAACCAATATCTTTCATTCGGATTAAAAGAGCGCAAATACTCTACTTTTATGTGGGAAAAATCAAAAATCTTGATAAAAGAAAATGATATAAAAAGAGATGCATTTTATATGACTCTATTAATGACGTACTTAGAAGGTATCATTTATGAACAAATGAAACCAGATTTAGATATTGATTTAAAACTTAACAAAGTACCTCTAGCCTCCTTTGCAAGAGTAGAACATGGATTAATTGCATTATACGATATATGTTTATATCATTATTTTTTAGGAAATGTTGAAAAAGCTTATCAATTATTAGAACAAATTGAGAAGAGACAAGGAACAAAGATTAACGAACGGATTAAAGTTTATTTTAATAAAAAGACAAAACATGTCATACATATCCAATATGATCAAGAATTTTTAGATGATAAAAAGAATTATCCTGCAGAACAATCATGGATATTTGCACCTATTATGGATATATATGAAGATATGGAAACTCTACATAAGCCATTAGAATTCAAACTTTATGAATCATTAGTTGATTTAAGTGTAAATGATGAAGAGGAAATAAAAAAAAGCGATATATCGCTTGTTAAATAA
- a CDS encoding MFS transporter, translating into MTKRKLTFIILISFYMMLLMGTVYAYSIFRTDIKEIYQVNTLLSGLPYMLSLSFYALAMMVTGRYINNKNLRQIVFLGSMMIVLGFFVSSVTHNFIIFTLSYGMLIGIGVGMVYGIPVYIMQRYFPKRSGLYTGIILLGFGLSPLITAPLGKLFLSIYNLNTTFLILSIIFLITQVPLSLFFKINEETLIESKNNKPSLVINQNFWIIYGLFTITTAIGLMMIGLSYQVGVNYYGFDSKFVMLSISIFALCNGIARPMFGYLIDKYDIIKPSIASLVLIGLAAGIGIFNQGSNFYFFALTYGLFWFNLGAWLSIMPSMIKKYFDINHYSKIYGLVFTAYGIGAILSTLISGSILDILGKTTYIYVSILVLLILAFILISRLKSVCKGVNY; encoded by the coding sequence ATGACAAAAAGAAAACTAACATTTATCATTTTAATCAGTTTCTATATGATGCTACTTATGGGTACAGTTTATGCATATAGTATATTTAGAACAGACATTAAAGAAATATATCAAGTCAATACTCTATTAAGCGGACTACCGTATATGCTATCTTTAAGCTTTTATGCTTTAGCAATGATGGTTACAGGTAGATATATCAATAATAAAAATCTAAGACAAATCGTTTTTTTAGGTTCGATGATGATTGTCTTGGGTTTTTTTGTTTCTTCTGTAACTCATAATTTTATCATTTTCACTTTATCATATGGTATGTTAATTGGAATTGGTGTTGGTATGGTTTATGGTATTCCTGTTTATATCATGCAGCGATACTTTCCAAAGAGAAGTGGATTGTATACAGGCATTATTTTATTAGGCTTTGGATTATCTCCTTTGATAACAGCACCTTTAGGGAAGTTATTTCTATCGATATATAATTTAAATACAACATTTTTAATCCTATCCATCATTTTTTTAATAACGCAAGTTCCGTTATCTTTATTTTTTAAAATTAATGAGGAAACTTTAATTGAAAGTAAAAATAATAAACCTTCATTAGTTATCAATCAAAATTTTTGGATTATTTATGGATTATTTACAATCACAACAGCTATAGGATTGATGATGATAGGACTATCTTATCAAGTCGGTGTTAATTATTATGGATTTGATAGTAAGTTTGTAATGTTGTCTATTTCTATATTTGCATTATGTAATGGAATAGCAAGACCTATGTTTGGATACTTGATTGATAAATATGACATTATAAAACCCTCAATTGCAAGTTTAGTTCTAATTGGTTTAGCTGCAGGTATCGGTATATTCAATCAAGGATCAAATTTTTATTTTTTCGCTTTAACCTATGGTCTTTTCTGGTTTAATCTAGGAGCTTGGTTATCCATAATGCCATCAATGATTAAAAAATATTTTGATATAAACCATTACTCTAAAATCTATGGATTGGTATTTACTGCTTATGGTATTGGTGCAATCTTATCGACATTAATCTCAGGATCTATTTTAGATATTTTAGGTAAAACTACATATATTTATGTATCTATTTTAGTGCTTTTAATATTAGCATTTATACTTATTTCACGCTTAAAATCAGTCTGTAAAGGCGTTAACTACTAA
- a CDS encoding ABC transporter ATP-binding protein, translating into MKIILKLLMPYKRQLSVSLTMKSIAALADLFLPWIIAYMIDVIIPDLKLQTNPSLLPLYLAGLTMVVIAFLGLYFNVAANRRAELIAALAAQKLRHDLFEKIENLSAHQVDQLTRPSLISRMTTDTYNVYRATAVMQRLGVRAPVLLFGGILMSLLLDPILTLVMIAMLPLILFIVYFTSKKGVPLYKKTQKKVDVLIRTLREYIVGARVVRALSMNAHEINRFDGANKDTVDAELKATITMSKINPMMRAVMNLGLVIVLVFGAYRVGLGVTEKGQIIAFVTYFTIILNAMMSITRVFVLSSRASASGERIFEVINMPNDIKDGYKAYKEDIQKPHIQFDNIHFSYNLKESNLENISFKLNKGQTLGIIGATGSGKTTIINLLMRFYDPSQGSIKIYGTDIRDLKQNEHRKRIGVVFQNDLIFADSIFGNIQFNREHITNKDIEVATQIAQADFIYDKEDQYETLMAQKGMNLSGGQKQRVLVARAVAGRPDIMVLDDASSALDYQTDLNMRNSLKQELKDTTMIIIAQRISSIKDSDLILLIDEGKIIDQGTHEQLMKTSALYQEIAEYQQGGDAL; encoded by the coding sequence ATGAAAATAATACTAAAATTATTAATGCCATACAAACGACAATTATCGGTAAGTTTAACAATGAAGTCAATCGCTGCATTGGCTGACCTTTTTTTGCCTTGGATTATAGCTTATATGATTGATGTTATCATTCCAGATTTGAAATTACAGACAAATCCATCACTTTTACCGCTATATCTAGCAGGTCTAACTATGGTTGTTATTGCTTTTTTAGGTCTTTATTTTAATGTAGCTGCAAATAGAAGAGCTGAACTTATTGCAGCATTAGCTGCTCAAAAATTGAGACATGATTTATTTGAAAAAATAGAAAATTTATCAGCTCATCAAGTCGATCAGTTAACTAGACCATCACTTATATCAAGAATGACAACAGATACCTATAATGTTTATAGAGCAACTGCAGTTATGCAAAGACTAGGTGTTAGAGCTCCTGTTTTATTATTTGGTGGTATTTTAATGTCTTTATTGTTAGATCCGATTTTAACATTAGTTATGATTGCGATGTTACCTCTTATTTTATTTATTGTATATTTCACATCTAAAAAAGGTGTACCGCTTTATAAAAAGACGCAAAAAAAAGTAGATGTTTTAATTAGAACCCTAAGAGAATATATTGTAGGAGCTAGAGTTGTAAGAGCCCTATCTATGAATGCGCATGAAATAAATAGATTTGATGGCGCAAATAAAGATACTGTAGACGCTGAATTAAAAGCAACTATTACGATGTCCAAAATTAATCCAATGATGAGAGCAGTTATGAACTTAGGATTAGTTATCGTTTTAGTATTTGGTGCATATAGAGTTGGTCTTGGAGTTACTGAAAAAGGTCAAATTATCGCATTTGTAACCTATTTCACAATCATTTTAAATGCGATGATGAGTATTACTAGAGTATTTGTGCTTTCTTCTAGAGCAAGTGCTTCAGGTGAACGTATTTTTGAAGTGATTAATATGCCAAATGATATTAAAGATGGGTATAAAGCATATAAGGAAGATATACAAAAACCTCATATCCAATTTGATAACATCCATTTTTCATATAATCTTAAAGAAAGTAATTTAGAAAATATTTCATTTAAATTAAACAAAGGACAAACCTTAGGTATTATAGGAGCAACGGGCTCTGGGAAAACAACGATTATTAATCTTTTAATGAGATTTTATGATCCAAGTCAAGGATCAATTAAAATATATGGTACTGATATTAGAGATTTAAAACAAAATGAACATAGAAAAAGAATTGGTGTTGTTTTCCAAAATGATCTAATATTTGCAGACAGTATTTTTGGAAATATCCAATTTAATAGAGAACATATTACAAATAAAGATATTGAAGTTGCAACCCAAATAGCTCAAGCTGATTTTATTTATGATAAAGAAGATCAGTATGAAACTCTTATGGCTCAAAAAGGCATGAATTTATCTGGTGGTCAAAAGCAAAGAGTTTTAGTTGCAAGAGCTGTTGCAGGTAGACCTGATATTATGGTTTTAGATGATGCATCATCTGCGCTTGACTATCAAACAGACTTAAACATGAGAAATTCTTTAAAACAGGAATTAAAAGATACAACGATGATTATCATCGCACAAAGAATAAGTAGTATTAAAGATTCAGATTTAATCTTATTAATTGATGAAGGAAAAATAATTGATCAAGGGACACATGAGCAACTTATGAAAACCTCAGCTTTATATCAAGAAATAGCAGAGTATCAGCAAGGCGGTGATGCCCTATGA
- a CDS encoding transporter substrate-binding domain-containing protein, with product MKRIFLSVLLFVFVLGLASCGKTSEFDVETQTEIVVGLEAAYAPFNWATPTQNDFTVKLDGQSNMYVDGFDVVMAGEIADALGLELVVKAIEWDGLIPALLSGEIDLIIAGMSPTAERAQTVNFTDEYYRSEQVIVVNTDGNYSNATSLSDFDGARIVAQLGTLQDDLIDQINNVTHLDALNDYPTLTTSLTNQAADGFVAELPVAQGVVQSNPDQFTYISFTEGNGFTVSDADVAVAVALRQEDVTLLALINDILAGISTETRNGYMEAALTRQPQA from the coding sequence ATGAAAAGAATTTTTTTAAGTGTATTATTGTTTGTGTTTGTTTTAGGGTTAGCTAGTTGTGGGAAAACAAGTGAGTTTGATGTTGAAACCCAAACTGAGATTGTTGTTGGTTTAGAAGCTGCATATGCACCATTTAATTGGGCTACACCAACACAAAATGATTTTACTGTAAAATTAGATGGTCAATCTAATATGTATGTCGATGGATTTGATGTTGTTATGGCTGGTGAGATTGCAGATGCATTAGGTCTTGAGTTAGTTGTTAAAGCTATTGAATGGGATGGATTAATTCCAGCATTATTATCAGGTGAGATTGATTTAATTATTGCAGGTATGTCACCAACAGCTGAAAGAGCTCAAACTGTAAATTTTACAGATGAATATTATAGAAGTGAACAAGTTATTGTTGTCAATACAGATGGGAATTATAGTAATGCTACTTCATTATCAGATTTTGATGGAGCTAGAATTGTTGCACAATTAGGAACACTTCAAGATGATTTGATTGATCAAATCAATAATGTTACGCATTTAGATGCATTAAATGATTATCCAACGTTAACAACTTCATTAACTAATCAAGCTGCAGATGGATTTGTTGCAGAACTTCCTGTTGCACAAGGTGTTGTTCAATCTAATCCTGATCAATTCACATATATTTCTTTTACAGAAGGTAATGGATTTACTGTCAGTGATGCAGATGTAGCTGTTGCAGTTGCTCTAAGACAAGAAGATGTAACTTTGTTAGCTTTAATTAATGATATCTTAGCTGGTATTTCAACCGAAACTAGAAATGGATATATGGAAGCTGCACTTACGCGTCAACCACAAGCGTGA